ATCATCGCCTGTCATCTTTCCCATTCGCATATCTGTAATGACCAGATCGTAATCAGCCATATGTAATTTTTTTACGCCTTGTTCTCCATTTTCAGCGGTATCCACATCATAACCTTTTCTGGACAACGCCATTGCCAGCATTTTGGAAATTGCTTTCTCATCATCGATCACAAGCACTTTGGGACGACTTGAAACTGTGTCAGACATCTTTTTCACCCCTCCATCAGCGGGTTTTTATCTTATCACCCCAAACCGATTGTTTTATGCAAACGACCCAGTCTATTTGCGCCATCTTACGCTCCCGGTAAAAAAACTGCAATAATTAAACACCGGCCAGCTATTTCAACCCATATCCCACCCTTCTTCCACTCCGTGGCAGGACACAAAACTGCCGTTGGGCAGTTCATTGAGGCGGGGAAATTCTTTTTTGCACCGGTCCCGGGCAAAGACACACCGGTTATGAAACACGCACCCTGACGGCAGATTCACCGGTGTGGGCACCTCGCCCTTGAGTTTGATGTGCTTGGCCTTTTTTTCCCCCACCTTTGGGATGGCAGACAAAAGGGCTCTGGTATAAGGATGCCGGGGTTCGTTGAAAAGATCATTGGCCGAGGCCAGTTCACATACAGTACCCAGATACAGGACTGCCACCCGGGAACTGATGTGGTGCACCACAGACAGGTCATGGGTGATAAACAGATAGGTCAGGTCATGTTTTTCCCGCAAATCCATGAGCAGGTTCAGAATCTGGGCCTGGATGGAGACATCCAGGGCAGACACCGGCTCGTCTGCCACGATAAAATCAGGATCCAGTATCAGCCCCCTGGCAATGGAGATGCGCTGGCGCTGCCCCCCGGAAAATTCATGGGGGTGCCGGGCGATCCAGGCAGGATCCACCCCCACCTGTTCCATGACATAGGCCACCTTGTCCCTGGCTTCTTCGGATGTCATTTTCGGGTTGTGGAACCGCAAGGGTTCTTCCAGGGTCTGTCGCACGGTTTTTCTGGGATTCAATGACGCATAGGGGTCCTGGAAAATCATCTGCATTTTTCTGCGAAAGGGAAGCCACTGCTCATGGGAAAGGGTATCGATGCGCTGGCCGCCATAAAAAATCTTGCCGGCATTGGGCCGGTACAGCCCCAGGATGACCCGTGCCAGGGTGGATTTTCCGCACCCGCTTTCCCCCACCACGCTCAGGGTTTCTCCTTTGTTGACAAACAAAGAGACGTTATTCACAGCCTTGACAGTGGTTTTTTCCAGATGAATGCCGCCTTTGAAACGCAGTTGGTCCAGAAATCCGCCGGAAATATCAAAATGCTTGAACACGTTCTGGACGCGCAATAAAGGGGTATGATTCGTCGTCATGGATTTTCCTTATCTTATTTCATATGACAGGCTGCCATAATACCGTTTTGTTTTTCTTCCAGCACCGGGGTCTGCCGGGTACAGATATCTGCCGCAAGTTCGCACCTGGGGTTGAATGCACACCCGGGCGGAATATTGGTAAGGGTGGGCATCATGCCCGGAATCTGCTTGAGGTCTTTACCCGGTTCAATGGAGCCGGGAATGGACCCGATAAGTCCGATGGTATAGGGATGCACCGGATGATGCACCACGGTATCCGTCGGGCCGTATTCAATGATCTTGCCTGCATACATCACCGCAATTTTTTCGGTCACCTGGGACACCACCCCTAAGTCATGGGTGATGAGGATCAGCCCCATTTTTTCTTTTTCACACAGTTCCTGAAGCAGGTCCATGATCTCGGCCTGGATGGTGACATCCAAAGCGGTTGTGGGCTCGTCCGCAATGATGATGGCCGGATCCGCCAAAAGGGAGATGGCAATGATGATCCGCTGACGCATGCCCCCGGACAATTCGTGGGGGTACTGGGCCAGCCGCTTTTCAGGAGACGGCATCTGGACCAGCTTCAATTTTTCCAGGGCAATGGCCCGGGCTTCGGATTTGGATATATCCCTGTGGGCCCTCAGGGTTTCGATCATCTGAAACCCGATGGTGTACACCGGATTCAGCGTCATCATGGGGTCCTGAAAAATCATGGAAATCCGGTTGCCTCTGATTTTGCGCATTTTTTCCGGGGGATAGGCAGATATCTCTTTTCCCTCAAAATGAATGCTGCCCCTGGAAATATACCCGGGCTTGGAAATCAGGTTGATGATGGCAAAACCCGTAACCGATTTGCCGGCCCCGCTTTCCCCCACCAGACCCATGCGTTCTCCGGGATCCAGTTGAAAGCTGACACCGTCGATTGCCGTAATATCTCCGGACCTGAGGGCAAATTTCACTTCAAGGTCCCGGACTTCTAAAAGAGAAGACATCTTAAGTTTGTGTTATCCTTTGTATAATTTCGGGTTAAGCACATCCCGGAGCCAGTCACCCAGCAGGTTGATGACCAGGATAAAGAGCACCAGCCACAGCCCCGGCAGCACCGTAATCCACCAGGACCCGGAAAAAAAGTATTCCTGTCCGGACCGGATAAGAGACCCCAAAGACGGTTTTGTCACGGGCATACCCAGTCCCAGAAACGACAGGGCCGCCTCACTCATGACCGCATTGGCCACCTGGATGGTGGAAATGACCATCACCGATGTCAGGGCATTGGGCAGAATATGCCGGAACATGATGATCCTCTGGGGCAGGCCGATCACCCGTGCCGCCTCCACATATTCCTTGTTTTTTTCCCCCATGACCGAGGCCCGGATGGTCCTGGCGAACATGGGCCAGTTGGACAGACCAATGATGATGGTCAACAGCGGTATGGCAAGCTGTTCAAAACTGCCGGCACCAAACACCACCTGAAAGATGGCGCTCATGAAGATGGCCACCATGAGATAGGGAAAAGAAAACTGGATATCTGCCAGGCGCATGAGAACGGCATCGGTTTTCCCTCCCAGATACCCTGCCATAAGCCCTAAGACAATGCCGATGCTCGCCTGGATAGCCACAGCCCCAAGTCCTATGATAATGGAGGTGCGCAGCCCGTAGAACATGGTGGACAGCATGTCCCGGCCCTGATTGTCGGTGCCCAGGGGAAATTCTTTTGATCCGCCGTCCATCCACATGGGGGGGATTTCCGAATTCATGATGTCAATATTGGCGGAATCATATGGGTTCATGGGAGAAATCCAGGGAGCGGCAAACGCGATAAGCAAAAAAAACACCAGGACCACAAAGCTTGCCATGGCCACCATGTCCCGCCGGAAACTGTATAAAAAATAGGATTCTTTAAACTGCTGTAATTTTGTTTTCATTTGGTTCCTGCTATCCTGACAGTGGGATTGATAAAGCCATAAAGAATATCCACAACCGTATTGACCACCACAAACAAGGCCGCCACCACCACCAGATAGGCAATGAGCAATGAGAGATCCGCCCGGTTCACCGCCTCTAAGAACATGAATCCCATGCCCGGCCACTGGAATACCAGTTCCGTAAGCAGGGTAAAGGCAAACATGATTCCGATCTGGACCCCGAACACCGTGATGACCGGCAGCAGGGTGTTCTTGAATGCATGCACCAGCCAGACCCGTTTGGGCGACAGCCCTTTGGCCCAGGCATATTTGATATATTCGGTTTCCAGCACCTCCATCATCTCAGAGCGGATCAGGCGGATAAACAGGGGCAGCATGAGCGTGGACAAAGAGATACAGGGAAGAATCAGATGTTTGAGCCCGTCAATGGTTAAAAGCCCGGTCATCCATATACCGTTGCCGAAAAGATCCACGGTTTCCCCCCGGCCGTAGGAGGGCAGGATCCGCCAGTGCACCGCAAACAGATAGATCAGCAGGATGGCGGTCAAAAACACGGGCATGGACACCCCTAACGTGGAAAAGCTCATGGTAAACCGGGACAACCAGCTTCTTGGCTTCAAGGCACAGTAAACCCCCAGGGGTAAAGACAGGACAATGATAATCAGCGCAGTCCCCAGCACCAGCTCGATGGTGGCCGGCGCATGGTTCACAATCACCTCAAGATTGGGTTTGTTGTATAAAAAGGACCGCCCCAGATCCCCTTGGGTCACGGCATTTTTGACAAACCGGCCGTACTGGATCAGGAACGGATCATTAAGCCCCATTTTATCGGCGATCTGTTGCCGCTCTTCCGGGGTGACCCGCTCTCCCACCAGGTCCCGGACCGGATCACCAAACTCTTTTTTTATGGCAAATACCACCAGGCTGATAACCAGCATGACCACCACTGCCTGGAGAATTCTGCGTATGATAAATGCAATCATGTGATGCCGTTGTTTCCAGATTTAAGCACTGCCGCCCGGAAAACCTTTCCGGGCGGCAGTGACAGGTTAAACTGCAAAAATCGACAACCGAAATTTTCTATTCGATGACCAGGTCTCCGATATACGGAAAATTCTGGGCATTGATGACCGGTTGCGCCTGCACGTTCTTTTTGACGCCATAGGAATGGTTCTGCCAGTGAAACGGCACAAACGCGGCATCATCATACAGAATCTGCTCGATTTCCTGGAGCATGGCGGTCCGTTTTTCCACATCGGTTTCCGACTGGGCTGCGATGGTCAGCTCATCCACTTTGGGATTGCAGTATCCGCTGTTATACTGGCCGTAGCCGGTTTCCGCATTGGGACACATGGTCAGAAATTCGGAAAAGTTTCCGGAGTCTTCGGTGTCAGAATGCCATCCGATCATCATCATGTCGGCGGCTCTATCATCATATTCATTCCAGTACTGGGCCTTGGGCATGGTTTTCAGGTTCACCTTGATGCCGATTTTTCCCAGCATCTGGGCTGTGGCTTCAGCAATCTTGGCATCATTGACATACCGGTTGTTGGGGGCCATCATGGAAATTTCAAACCCGTTTTCATATCCGGCGTCTTTCATGAGGGCCTTGGCTTTTTCAAGGTCATAGCGGGGGGTCAGATTTTCCTTGTAGCCGAGATAGCCTTTGGGACCCTGCTGGGCCGCCACCGTGGCCGTGCCTTTCATGATCTGTTTGACGATGCCTTCGTTGTTCACGGCATGGACAATGGCCTGGCGGACTCTGACATCCTTGAATGCCTCCACCCGGTTGGGGTTCATCTGGAAGGTGATGATCCGGCCGCCGTTAATGTTCACCAGTTTGACCTTGTCATCGGACTGGATTCTGGCAAAGTCCTGGGGGGGCACCGGAGAGATCCAGTCCACCCCGCCGGATAAAAGAGCTGCCACCCGGGTGGCGTTTTCCTTGATGGGGCTCAGGATGAATTCAGTGACATTGCCCGGGCTGTTTGTGTCCCAGTAGTCTTCAAACCGTTTCATTTCCAGGATTACGTTGTGCTGGCGGTTGGTGACAATAAAGGGGCCTGTACCCGAAGCGTTGTTCAATGCAAACGATTCACCGATTTTGAGAATGGCATCCTTGGGCTGGCCGTTTTCATCGGTGCCGGTGTAAAATTCGGAATCCATGGCAAAGAAATAGGTGGCCATATTGAGCACCAAAGGATACGCTTTTTTGGTTTTAACGTCCACGGTGTAATCATCCACGATGTAACATCCCTCAAAGGGTTCCAGCAGGCCTTTGAAGTCCACGCTTTTGCGCATGCGGTCAAAAGACCATTTCACATCTTTGGCGGTAAAGTCGTTGCCGCTGTGGAACTTGACACCCTTTCTGAGATGAAACCGCATGGTCAGGTCATCCAGCCGTTCCCAGCTGGTGGCCAGGCGGGGTTCGAAATCCATTTCCTGGGTCCAGCGCACCAGAGGATCAAACACCCAGTGGGACAGCTGGAGCATGCCGCCTGACAACTGTACCTGGGGATCCAGGGATACGGGGTCGGCATCCAGACCCATCTTAAACGTCTTTGCACCGGCAGACATCGTCAAAGACATGACCATAAAAACACTTAACACAGTCAGTAACAATTTTTTCATTCTCATCCTCCAAATTAGTGTTAATCACAAATCCAAAAAACGCCTGACATATGCATGTCACTGGCGTTAACTATCCTGCATTGTCCAACTAGTTAGAATTACCAAAAAACAATCACAGGGTCAAGCAATATCAATATTTTGAAAATAATCATTGACACTGTTAAAATTCCATGTAATGAATGAGTATTCATTTTATTGAAATCAGGTATTCTCTTTGCAATTATTACGGAATCATTTTTAAAAATGAATTGCAACCTTTTATTATAATTTAATATTAATTTTATAAGGCAACTTTTTTCATGGGTTTTACCCGGGTATTCCCGTTGAAAAATCAGGAATCAACCCAATGAACAACTATTCAGAACCCATGACAGACATTCACATTAGGAGGATCATCCAATCATGACACAGGTTATTTCAGACCGGCGGGACATCGAATTTGTCATGCATGAGCAGCTCAACGCAGAATCGTTGTCCAAACTTTATGACGGATTTGCGGATTTCAACAAAAAAACCATTGATCTGGTGATTTCAGAAGCCAGGAATTTTGCAGTCAAGGAACTGCTGCCGGCCAGCAAGGAAGGAGACCAGGAGGGATGCCAGCTGGAAAACGGCCAAGTGACCACGCCGGCGGCGTTCAAGCGGCTGTTTGAACTGTTCAACGACGGAGAATGGCTGGCGGTCACCGAAGACCCGGAATGGGGCGGACAGGGCATGCCCAGAACCGTGGCATCGGCAGTGGCGGAATATTTCAACGGCGCCAATTATCCGTTCATGATGTATCCCGGCCTGACCCAGGGTGCCGGTCACCTGGTGGAACATTTCGGCACCCAGGAACAAAAAGAGTTGTATCTGAAAAATATGTACACCGGCAAATGGTGCGGCACCATGCTGCTCACCGAACCCAATGCCGGATCAGATGTCGGTGCTTTAACCACCAAAGCCACGCCCAACGGAGACGGGACTTACTCCATTGTGGGAGAAAAGATCTTTATTTCCGGCGGCGAGCATGATCTGGCGGAAAACATCATTCACCCGGTCCTGGCCCGCATCGAAGGTGCCCCGGACGGCACCAAAGGCATCTCATTGTTCCTGGTGCCCAAAATCCGGGTCAATGCCGACGGATCCTTAGGGGAATTCAATGATGTGGTGTGCACCGGCATCGAACACAAGATGGGTATCCACGGCAATTCCACGTGTTCTCTGGCTCTGGGTTCCAAAGGCAACTGCATCGGCACGCTTTTGGGAGAAGAAAACAAGGGCATGAAAGCCATGTTCCTGATGATGAATGCAGCCCGTCTCCTGGTGGGGTATCAGGGATTTGCCTGTGCCACGGCCGCCTATATGTATGCCCTGGATTATGCCAAAACCCGGATCCAGGGCAAGGCATTGACTGAAATCCTGAACCCGAATGCCCAGGGCGTGCCCATTATCCAGCATCCGGATGTGCGTCGTCAGCTCATGCTGATGAAAGTGAATGTGGAAGGGATGCGGTCTTTACTCTATTTTGTGCATTTTTGCTCAGACATGGCCAAATATGCACCCACAGACGAGGAAAAAGCCAAATACCAGGGGTTTGTGGAAATTCTGACCCCCATTGCCAAAGGGTATGTCACGGACCGGGCCTTTGAGATGTGTTCCCAGGGCATGCAGGTATACGGCGGATACGGGTTCATCGAGGAATACCCCATGGCCCAGCTGCTCCGCGACTGCCGCATCACCCTGATCTACGAAGGTACCAACGGGATTCAGGCCATGGATCTTCTGGGCAGAAAACTGGGCTTAAACAAGGGCAAGCCCATCATGGACCTGTTCGGAGAAATGCAGAAAACCCTGGCCCAGGCCAAGGAGATCGAAACCATCCAGGGATATGCCGTCAAAGTGGAGGAAGCGGTCAACAAACTGGCGGAAGTGGCCATTCACATGGGTCAGACCGCCATGTCCGACAAAGTGCTGGCTGCATTTGCCAATGCCCATCCGTTCCAGGATGCGGCCGGAGACACGGTCATGGCCTGGATGCTGCTGTGGCGGGCCACCATTGCAGCCCGGAAACTGGAAACCGCCAAGAAAAAAGACCAGCCGTTCTACCAGGGTATCATCAAATCATTACAGTTTTTCACCGAAACCATGCTGCCGGTGACCCTGGGCCGGTTTGCCGCGTTGATGAACACCAGCAGCGCGGCGGTCGACATCGAGGAAACCATGTTCCCGTCATGATGCATCCATTTTAACACAAGGTGCCGGTATCCGGCGGAACCCGGGGGATTTTTGACTGTATCCCCCGGGTTTTTTATTTTTTTCTTGTACCGATCCCTGATTTTATGGTTCCATGTCAAAAAAACGCGTTGGCAGAATTTTAACCATCAAGGATATCGGGTATGGGGAGTTCCAAGGCAGCATCCGGACTGCTGAACATGAACCAGATCAATTTTTTGTCCGTGCTGGATCATCTGGATGACGGGGTAATGATTGCCGATATCAACGGGATCATTCAGTACTACAACCAGGCTCAGGCCAGAATCGACGGCATTTCTCCTGAAAAAGCCATGGGCCTTAAAGTGACCGAAATCTATGAGTTGAGCAACCGCACCAGCATGATCATGCAATGCGCCCGGCATCAACAGGCCATCAAAAATCGGATTTTTTTCTACAAAACCGTGTCCGGGAAAGTTGCCAACACCATCACTTCAGTCTATCCGCTGTTCGATCATAAAACCATTACCGGCGTCATCTGCTTTGTCAAGGACTACGAGCAGCTGCGCCGATCCATGCCGGTGCCTTCTGCATCCGAATGCCGGTCCACACTGGGAAACGGGACCCAATACACCTTTGATGACCTGATCGGCTCCAGCCCGGATTTCATCCGGGTCAAGGAAACCGCCCAGAAAGCGGCCGCATCCCCTTCCCCCATCATGATTCAGGGAGAAACCGGTACCGGTAAGGAGCTGTTCGCTCAATCCATCCACAATTTCAGCCCCAGGCACAAGGAAAAATATGTGGCGGTCAACTGTGCGGCCATCCCCCAGTATCTGATGGAAGGCATGCTGTTCGGCACCACCCGGGGCGCGTTCACCGGGGCTCTGGACAAGCCCGGATTGTTTGAAACCGCCCACAAAGGCACCTTGTTTCTGGATGAACTGCTGGCCATGCCTATGGAACTGCAGGCCAAACTGCTCCGGGCAATCCAGGAAAAACAGGTCCGCCGCCTGGGATCGGTCAAGGAAATTCCGGTGGATGTAAAAATCATCAGTTCAGTGAGTCGGGATCCCCGGGTCGCCATCCGGGAAAACCGGCTGCGTACGGACCTGTATTACCGGCTTGGCGTTGTGATGGTCAAGCTGCCCCCGTTGCGGGAGCGGCTGGACAGTATCAGAGAACTGACCATTCATTTCATTAAAAAATACAACCAGCGCCTGGGTACCCATGTCCAGGGGATTTCCCGGGAAGTCCGGGAATTGTTTCAGGTCTATCAATGGCCGGGCAATATCCGGGAACTGGAACATCTCATTGAAGGGGCCATGAATCTGGCCGGACAGGAGAAAATTCTGGGTATCGATCCGTTCACCCCGGGACTGGACACCCTGGAACCCATGGCACCTCCGGCACCCCGAATCCCGCCCGAAGATCGGCCACCGACGGATAAAAAAGGACTTGCTGAACCCATCATCTCCCGGGTTTCCGATTTGCCGGACCCCTCCCGGCCCCTGGCCCAGATCCAGGCAGACCAGGAACGAACCGCTGTGACAAACGCCCTGGCTGCCTGCCGGGGCAATGTGACCCAGGCGGCCAGACACTTAGGCATATCCAGACAGCTGTTCCATTATAAAATAAAAAAATATCAGCTTTGCCGGGCTGATTTTATGTCGCGAATATGAAAAATAATTTTCATAAGAAAAATATTTTTCATAAAATTCGGTTATAAGAAAAAAATTTTTCACTTTTTCCAATCTGATCCGTAAAATCCGTTAAAAGGAAATATATCGTATCTGCCTGTCATCTGGGCGATTCATACATCACCCGGAAATCTTAACATGCTGGCATCAATCCTGCATCTTAAATGGCGACAGATAACTTCAAGAAACAAACGCCGGACTGCCTGCAATGCAACGGCAGGCTTTCGACAATCAAACAAACCATTTCAGGAGATTGCCCATGGCCCGTACCCCGGCTTCAGCCCGCCCCTTTGACCCCATGATTTTCTGGATATCTGCGGGCGTGACCATCGCATTTGTGCTCTGGTCCATTCTGTTTCCCGACAACATGGCATCCGTGATCAATACCGTGTTCTCCTGGACCACCACCATGTGGACCTGGCTGTACCTGATCACCGTGTTTTTTCTGGTCATGGGA
The window above is part of the Desulfotignum phosphitoxidans DSM 13687 genome. Proteins encoded here:
- a CDS encoding ABC transporter permease, coding for MIAFIIRRILQAVVVMLVISLVVFAIKKEFGDPVRDLVGERVTPEERQQIADKMGLNDPFLIQYGRFVKNAVTQGDLGRSFLYNKPNLEVIVNHAPATIELVLGTALIIIVLSLPLGVYCALKPRSWLSRFTMSFSTLGVSMPVFLTAILLIYLFAVHWRILPSYGRGETVDLFGNGIWMTGLLTIDGLKHLILPCISLSTLMLPLFIRLIRSEMMEVLETEYIKYAWAKGLSPKRVWLVHAFKNTLLPVITVFGVQIGIMFAFTLLTELVFQWPGMGFMFLEAVNRADLSLLIAYLVVVAALFVVVNTVVDILYGFINPTVRIAGTK
- a CDS encoding sigma-54 interaction domain-containing protein, producing MGSSKAASGLLNMNQINFLSVLDHLDDGVMIADINGIIQYYNQAQARIDGISPEKAMGLKVTEIYELSNRTSMIMQCARHQQAIKNRIFFYKTVSGKVANTITSVYPLFDHKTITGVICFVKDYEQLRRSMPVPSASECRSTLGNGTQYTFDDLIGSSPDFIRVKETAQKAAASPSPIMIQGETGTGKELFAQSIHNFSPRHKEKYVAVNCAAIPQYLMEGMLFGTTRGAFTGALDKPGLFETAHKGTLFLDELLAMPMELQAKLLRAIQEKQVRRLGSVKEIPVDVKIISSVSRDPRVAIRENRLRTDLYYRLGVVMVKLPPLRERLDSIRELTIHFIKKYNQRLGTHVQGISREVRELFQVYQWPGNIRELEHLIEGAMNLAGQEKILGIDPFTPGLDTLEPMAPPAPRIPPEDRPPTDKKGLAEPIISRVSDLPDPSRPLAQIQADQERTAVTNALAACRGNVTQAARHLGISRQLFHYKIKKYQLCRADFMSRI
- a CDS encoding acyl-CoA dehydrogenase, translated to MTQVISDRRDIEFVMHEQLNAESLSKLYDGFADFNKKTIDLVISEARNFAVKELLPASKEGDQEGCQLENGQVTTPAAFKRLFELFNDGEWLAVTEDPEWGGQGMPRTVASAVAEYFNGANYPFMMYPGLTQGAGHLVEHFGTQEQKELYLKNMYTGKWCGTMLLTEPNAGSDVGALTTKATPNGDGTYSIVGEKIFISGGEHDLAENIIHPVLARIEGAPDGTKGISLFLVPKIRVNADGSLGEFNDVVCTGIEHKMGIHGNSTCSLALGSKGNCIGTLLGEENKGMKAMFLMMNAARLLVGYQGFACATAAYMYALDYAKTRIQGKALTEILNPNAQGVPIIQHPDVRRQLMLMKVNVEGMRSLLYFVHFCSDMAKYAPTDEEKAKYQGFVEILTPIAKGYVTDRAFEMCSQGMQVYGGYGFIEEYPMAQLLRDCRITLIYEGTNGIQAMDLLGRKLGLNKGKPIMDLFGEMQKTLAQAKEIETIQGYAVKVEEAVNKLAEVAIHMGQTAMSDKVLAAFANAHPFQDAAGDTVMAWMLLWRATIAARKLETAKKKDQPFYQGIIKSLQFFTETMLPVTLGRFAALMNTSSAAVDIEETMFPS
- a CDS encoding ABC transporter permease translates to MKTKLQQFKESYFLYSFRRDMVAMASFVVLVFFLLIAFAAPWISPMNPYDSANIDIMNSEIPPMWMDGGSKEFPLGTDNQGRDMLSTMFYGLRTSIIIGLGAVAIQASIGIVLGLMAGYLGGKTDAVLMRLADIQFSFPYLMVAIFMSAIFQVVFGAGSFEQLAIPLLTIIIGLSNWPMFARTIRASVMGEKNKEYVEAARVIGLPQRIIMFRHILPNALTSVMVISTIQVANAVMSEAALSFLGLGMPVTKPSLGSLIRSGQEYFFSGSWWITVLPGLWLVLFILVINLLGDWLRDVLNPKLYKG
- a CDS encoding ABC transporter ATP-binding protein, producing the protein MSSLLEVRDLEVKFALRSGDITAIDGVSFQLDPGERMGLVGESGAGKSVTGFAIINLISKPGYISRGSIHFEGKEISAYPPEKMRKIRGNRISMIFQDPMMTLNPVYTIGFQMIETLRAHRDISKSEARAIALEKLKLVQMPSPEKRLAQYPHELSGGMRQRIIIAISLLADPAIIIADEPTTALDVTIQAEIMDLLQELCEKEKMGLILITHDLGVVSQVTEKIAVMYAGKIIEYGPTDTVVHHPVHPYTIGLIGSIPGSIEPGKDLKQIPGMMPTLTNIPPGCAFNPRCELAADICTRQTPVLEEKQNGIMAACHMK
- a CDS encoding ABC transporter substrate-binding protein; amino-acid sequence: MKKLLLTVLSVFMVMSLTMSAGAKTFKMGLDADPVSLDPQVQLSGGMLQLSHWVFDPLVRWTQEMDFEPRLATSWERLDDLTMRFHLRKGVKFHSGNDFTAKDVKWSFDRMRKSVDFKGLLEPFEGCYIVDDYTVDVKTKKAYPLVLNMATYFFAMDSEFYTGTDENGQPKDAILKIGESFALNNASGTGPFIVTNRQHNVILEMKRFEDYWDTNSPGNVTEFILSPIKENATRVAALLSGGVDWISPVPPQDFARIQSDDKVKLVNINGGRIITFQMNPNRVEAFKDVRVRQAIVHAVNNEGIVKQIMKGTATVAAQQGPKGYLGYKENLTPRYDLEKAKALMKDAGYENGFEISMMAPNNRYVNDAKIAEATAQMLGKIGIKVNLKTMPKAQYWNEYDDRAADMMMIGWHSDTEDSGNFSEFLTMCPNAETGYGQYNSGYCNPKVDELTIAAQSETDVEKRTAMLQEIEQILYDDAAFVPFHWQNHSYGVKKNVQAQPVINAQNFPYIGDLVIE
- a CDS encoding response regulator is translated as MSDTVSSRPKVLVIDDEKAISKMLAMALSRKGYDVDTAENGEQGVKKLHMADYDLVITDMRMGKMTGDDVLLEVRQLKGARLPVIAMSGTPWLMENSRFDAVLAKPYQLKDLFDLIRKFIPPVALHTN
- a CDS encoding ABC transporter ATP-binding protein — translated: MTTNHTPLLRVQNVFKHFDISGGFLDQLRFKGGIHLEKTTVKAVNNVSLFVNKGETLSVVGESGCGKSTLARVILGLYRPNAGKIFYGGQRIDTLSHEQWLPFRRKMQMIFQDPYASLNPRKTVRQTLEEPLRFHNPKMTSEEARDKVAYVMEQVGVDPAWIARHPHEFSGGQRQRISIARGLILDPDFIVADEPVSALDVSIQAQILNLLMDLREKHDLTYLFITHDLSVVHHISSRVAVLYLGTVCELASANDLFNEPRHPYTRALLSAIPKVGEKKAKHIKLKGEVPTPVNLPSGCVFHNRCVFARDRCKKEFPRLNELPNGSFVSCHGVEEGWDMG